Sequence from the Priestia megaterium genome:
CTTCCATTCCAAATATCCGGATATGATTAAAAATGAAATAACAATCCATAAGTGCAGCTGAAAAGGATGCATAATGACGGCGTAGATAATACCGATTGCTAAAAAAAACGTTGATAACCGGAGCGCAAGCTTATGCGCTTCTAAAAATGGTAAAGAACGACTGCAAATTAAAAAAAGCAGCTTCCCTCCGTCCAATGGCCAAATGGGCAAAAGGTTAAACAGTAAAATCACCGTGCATTGAAACATAAATTGCTCATACGTTTCCAAAGACAACACATTTATTTTCATTAATAAGAAAGCAGCTCCAAACATCCAAAGATGCTGAAGAGGTCCACTTATTGTCACGATAAACTCTTCTCGAAATGGACGATTACCATGTTCGTCTACTTCTGCTACTCCCCCAAAAGGTAAGAGCATAATTCTGCGAATCCGCCAAGAAAAACACTGAGCCGCTACGGCGTGGCCCAGTTCATGAATAATTACAATAATAAATAACAAAAAAAGCTGCTTTACCGTAGCCGTTAAGATACCAATTACGAAA
This genomic interval carries:
- a CDS encoding M50 family metallopeptidase — encoded protein: MNSAFSLLMKIHIHPLFWGIFVIGILTATVKQLFLLFIIVIIHELGHAVAAQCFSWRIRRIMLLPFGGVAEVDEHGNRPFREEFIVTISGPLQHLWMFGAAFLLMKINVLSLETYEQFMFQCTVILLFNLLPIWPLDGGKLLFLICSRSLPFLEAHKLALRLSTFFLAIGIIYAVIMHPFQLHLWIVISFLIISGYLEWKSRQFVYMRFLLERYHGKEHPIGALKTLSVSTSETLHQVLQKFQRGCKHMIIATSQTGEHVQIDENELLHAYFVEKRTNSPLDELVTVY